Proteins encoded together in one Desulfosporosinus meridiei DSM 13257 window:
- a CDS encoding cobalamin B12-binding domain-containing protein has protein sequence MSDFSSLAELVINGNYNGAKDLTQKLIDSGADPLEIINQGLMAGMDVVGVRFKAGDMYVPEVMMSAKAMSTGIELLKPLIADSDMPSAGKVVIGTVKGDLHDIGKKLVVMMLESAGFDVVDLGVDIDPDAFVNAVKEHSPQVIGLSALLTTTMLSMKDTIEALKEEGLRDKVKVIIGGAPISQSFADEIGADGYASDAGTATELCRNLIA, from the coding sequence ATGAGTGATTTTAGCAGCTTGGCTGAACTGGTGATTAACGGGAATTATAACGGTGCGAAGGATCTTACCCAAAAATTGATTGATAGTGGAGCTGATCCTCTGGAAATTATCAATCAGGGTTTAATGGCTGGTATGGATGTGGTTGGAGTTCGTTTCAAAGCCGGGGATATGTATGTCCCAGAGGTAATGATGTCCGCTAAAGCTATGAGCACCGGGATTGAGCTTTTAAAGCCTTTGATTGCTGATAGTGATATGCCTTCTGCCGGCAAAGTTGTGATTGGAACCGTAAAAGGTGATCTTCATGATATCGGTAAAAAACTTGTAGTCATGATGTTAGAAAGTGCTGGGTTTGATGTTGTTGATTTAGGTGTAGACATAGATCCGGATGCTTTTGTAAATGCTGTTAAGGAGCATTCGCCTCAAGTTATAGGTTTATCCGCACTTTTAACTACAACCATGTTATCCATGAAAGATACCATTGAAGCCCTAAAGGAAGAGGGACTCCGGGATAAGGTGAAGGTTATTATTGGTGGAGCCCCTATTTCCCAAAGCTTCGCAGACGAGATCGGTGCTGACGGCTACGCTTCAGATGCCGGAACAGCGACTGAACTGTGCCGGAATTTGATTGCTTAG
- a CDS encoding trimethylamine methyltransferase family protein, translating into MRKIRSNSIEQTTPFLRWVSEGQIEEIHFATLEVLERTGVVVDHPEALQLLKDAGCIVNDHRVRIPSWLVEECLRLAPRKIVVANRKGQRVMPLEKNRTYFGTGSDLPFTVDLETGKRRRSTKRDVELACRVMDYLPNYDFVMSYAIASDTSSKVSDLHQLEAMVTNTVKPMIVTAHDEINMRAQLEMAALVAGGREELRKNPFMILYSEPISPLTHTNDGVGKMFACFEYGVPVVYTPGVLSGATTPVTKAGTIVLMNAEALAGVVMAQLKQKGAPIIIGGGATPMDMKTTATLYGSPETMMNYAIMTQLSQFYGIPNFTEAGCVNAPIPDAQAGMEAGNGILMAQLMGANLVHDVGYLEGGKTGSLTFLTMCNDYIDNARYMGRGTRIDEETMAVDVIDEVGPGGNYVSHEHTFKNFRQEIWTSKQFNTSFWEVWEEQGSKSMEARAEELTKHIVATHDAELLDDTIRQGLNEIIADTDQKKASTRRKNKNA; encoded by the coding sequence ATGAGAAAGATTCGTTCCAATAGTATAGAACAAACAACCCCATTTCTGCGTTGGGTAAGTGAAGGCCAAATTGAGGAAATCCATTTTGCAACTTTGGAAGTACTCGAACGAACCGGAGTTGTTGTAGACCATCCGGAAGCCTTGCAGTTATTAAAAGATGCAGGCTGTATTGTCAATGATCATCGGGTTCGGATTCCCAGTTGGTTAGTAGAGGAATGCCTGCGTTTAGCACCGCGCAAAATTGTCGTTGCCAATCGCAAAGGCCAGCGAGTTATGCCTTTGGAAAAGAATCGAACATATTTTGGAACCGGTTCAGACCTGCCTTTTACTGTAGATTTAGAAACCGGCAAGCGGAGACGCTCAACTAAGCGGGATGTGGAACTTGCCTGCAGAGTTATGGATTACTTACCTAATTATGATTTCGTAATGAGTTATGCTATCGCTTCGGATACCAGTTCTAAAGTCAGCGATCTCCATCAATTAGAGGCTATGGTTACCAACACTGTCAAGCCCATGATTGTCACTGCTCATGATGAGATTAATATGCGCGCCCAATTAGAAATGGCGGCCTTAGTAGCCGGCGGGAGAGAGGAACTTCGCAAAAATCCCTTTATGATTCTTTACTCTGAGCCGATTTCCCCATTGACCCATACTAATGATGGAGTTGGCAAGATGTTTGCTTGCTTCGAGTATGGTGTGCCGGTAGTTTATACTCCGGGGGTCTTATCTGGGGCTACCACCCCGGTTACTAAAGCAGGTACTATTGTTCTAATGAATGCCGAGGCTTTGGCGGGTGTGGTCATGGCTCAATTAAAACAAAAAGGAGCTCCGATTATTATTGGCGGCGGAGCTACCCCGATGGATATGAAGACCACGGCGACTTTGTACGGATCCCCGGAAACAATGATGAATTACGCTATCATGACTCAATTATCCCAGTTTTATGGAATTCCTAACTTTACAGAGGCAGGTTGTGTCAATGCTCCTATCCCGGATGCTCAAGCAGGGATGGAAGCAGGAAATGGGATTTTGATGGCTCAATTAATGGGTGCGAATTTAGTTCATGATGTAGGTTATTTAGAAGGCGGCAAAACCGGTTCCTTAACCTTCCTTACCATGTGCAATGATTATATTGATAATGCCCGTTATATGGGAAGAGGCACTCGTATTGATGAAGAAACAATGGCGGTTGATGTGATTGATGAAGTAGGCCCCGGTGGAAATTATGTCAGCCATGAACATACTTTTAAAAATTTCCGACAAGAAATTTGGACATCAAAGCAGTTTAACACCTCTTTCTGGGAGGTCTGGGAAGAGCAGGGGTCTAAATCAATGGAAGCTCGGGCTGAGGAATTAACTAAGCATATTGTGGCAACACATGATGCCGAACTCTTAGATGACACCATTCGTCAAGGCTTAAATGAAATCATTGCTGATACTGATCAAAAAAAAGCGTCTACAAGACGAAAAAATAAAAACGCTTAA
- a CDS encoding trimethylamine methyltransferase family protein translates to MGVGSSHGNGLFFRTLTEKQAEEIHLASCQILEDTGMVIHHEEAVELLRQAGAHVEKGNRVYFPSSLVKKALQTAPSRVTLYNRQGEAALHLEGSNVYFGTGSDTLNYLDPFTFERRNWTKADVANAIRICDKLPNIDFVMSMGLLSDADPRMINREQYAIMVQNTEKPQVVIAEDGATLQDIIEMAACAVGGKEQLRHKPLFMIYTEPTSPLQHPKESIEKLLIAAENGVPSNFACGGVAGASVPTTVAGALVQANAEALSGLVIHQLKAPGAPFVYGYGNSPLDMRSMQAVYGTPEAVLFQGGAVDLAHYYQLPSWGYAGCSNSKVCDEQAIAESTMFTLMGALQGCNIMHDVFYMEFGITGSLELLVISNEVIGRTRRLLKGINTDKESLGVEAIKRVGPGGNFLGDEHTAKHFRDNWFTDLSDFNNYENWTADGSKTMIDRARDRIKLILETHQPKPVSEEVKAQIEEILSKAQEKFGGKF, encoded by the coding sequence ATGGGAGTTGGAAGCTCACATGGGAACGGACTGTTCTTCAGGACACTTACTGAAAAACAAGCTGAAGAGATTCATCTGGCAAGTTGTCAGATTCTCGAAGATACTGGTATGGTGATTCACCATGAAGAGGCTGTGGAATTACTTAGGCAGGCCGGAGCACATGTGGAAAAAGGGAATAGGGTTTATTTTCCCAGCTCCCTAGTGAAAAAAGCATTGCAGACGGCCCCTTCCCGAGTGACCTTATATAATCGTCAGGGAGAAGCAGCTCTGCATTTAGAAGGGTCCAATGTCTACTTCGGTACAGGATCAGATACCCTCAATTATCTGGATCCCTTCACTTTTGAGAGGAGAAACTGGACAAAGGCAGATGTGGCTAATGCTATTAGAATTTGCGATAAATTGCCAAATATAGATTTTGTCATGTCCATGGGCCTGCTGTCCGATGCTGACCCCCGGATGATTAATCGAGAGCAATATGCCATTATGGTTCAAAACACTGAGAAACCTCAAGTGGTTATTGCTGAAGATGGAGCAACTCTGCAAGATATTATTGAGATGGCCGCCTGCGCAGTGGGTGGCAAAGAGCAATTGCGGCACAAGCCCTTGTTTATGATCTATACTGAACCCACCTCGCCCCTTCAACATCCGAAGGAGTCTATTGAAAAGCTATTGATTGCTGCAGAAAATGGAGTGCCTTCGAATTTTGCCTGCGGAGGTGTAGCCGGGGCCTCTGTGCCGACTACGGTTGCCGGGGCGTTAGTCCAGGCTAATGCGGAAGCTTTGAGCGGTTTAGTGATACACCAGTTGAAGGCTCCGGGGGCACCCTTTGTTTACGGGTATGGAAATTCTCCGTTGGATATGCGTTCAATGCAGGCGGTTTACGGGACTCCGGAAGCTGTGCTCTTTCAAGGAGGAGCTGTGGATCTGGCTCATTACTATCAACTTCCATCTTGGGGTTATGCCGGATGCAGCAATTCCAAAGTCTGCGATGAACAGGCTATTGCAGAGTCGACAATGTTTACCTTGATGGGAGCTCTTCAAGGGTGCAATATTATGCATGATGTTTTTTACATGGAATTTGGAATTACCGGTTCCTTAGAACTGCTGGTTATTTCTAATGAGGTGATTGGGCGGACTCGGCGTTTACTGAAGGGGATCAATACGGATAAAGAGTCCTTAGGTGTAGAAGCCATCAAGCGGGTAGGCCCGGGAGGCAACTTCTTGGGGGATGAACATACTGCCAAGCATTTTAGAGATAATTGGTTTACGGATCTTTCTGATTTTAATAACTATGAAAATTGGACGGCGGATGGCAGCAAGACAATGATTGATCGTGCCAGAGATCGAATTAAACTTATCTTAGAAACTCATCAGCCTAAGCCTGTCTCCGAAGAGGTAAAAGCTCAAATCGAAGAAATTCTGAGCAAAGCTCAGGAGAAATTTGGCGGGAAGTTTTAA